One window of the Spirochaetota bacterium genome contains the following:
- a CDS encoding GGDEF domain-containing protein: MNDQNDILNYIVNITESRDTEILEISLLRTIYEVISCSSVYFMKTSADDVKIKGVSGYGPDGFNSSCASDISSGIDISPDSLKPALAGQRAVFSSTGDRPYAIAPVEVLQSLIGFIVVDIREAVQADLHVLDSLVRIYQNYVSVLLDNQIDTLTGLLNRKTFDDRIMKLIEMQKKQKMQICHSDSERRTGDFDRFWLGIIDIDDFKKINDTFGHLYGDEILILISRVMQEVFRANDMKFRFGGEEFIIVMKAENMYMVQSIFDRFRKSVEQHPFPQTGRITVSIGIVEITGDESPSVFVGCADKALYYAKEHGKNMACVYSDLVERKLIQPQVIRKGKVVIFDQ, from the coding sequence ATGAACGATCAGAATGACATCCTGAATTACATCGTCAACATCACCGAGAGCAGGGATACGGAGATCCTCGAGATATCGCTGCTCAGGACCATCTACGAGGTTATCTCGTGCAGCAGCGTCTATTTCATGAAAACCTCGGCGGATGATGTTAAGATCAAGGGCGTTTCCGGGTACGGTCCGGACGGATTCAATTCTTCATGCGCCTCCGATATAAGCAGCGGCATCGACATATCTCCCGATTCCCTCAAACCCGCTCTGGCCGGGCAAAGGGCCGTCTTCAGCTCCACCGGCGATCGTCCCTATGCCATCGCCCCGGTTGAAGTGCTGCAGAGCCTCATCGGTTTCATCGTGGTGGATATTCGCGAAGCGGTACAGGCCGATCTCCATGTCCTCGACAGCCTCGTCAGGATATACCAGAATTACGTTTCGGTCCTCCTGGACAACCAGATAGACACCCTCACGGGCCTGCTGAATCGGAAAACCTTCGACGACAGGATCATGAAGCTGATCGAGATGCAGAAAAAGCAGAAGATGCAAATCTGCCATTCCGACAGCGAGAGAAGGACCGGGGATTTCGACAGGTTCTGGCTCGGGATAATCGATATCGACGACTTCAAGAAGATCAACGACACCTTCGGCCACCTCTACGGGGACGAGATACTAATACTCATCAGCCGCGTCATGCAGGAAGTATTCAGGGCGAACGACATGAAGTTCCGCTTCGGCGGCGAGGAATTCATCATCGTCATGAAGGCCGAAAACATGTACATGGTGCAGTCGATCTTCGACAGGTTCAGGAAAAGCGTGGAGCAGCACCCATTCCCCCAGACGGGGCGGATCACGGTCAGCATCGGCATCGTCGAGATCACCGGCGACGAGAGCCCCTCGGTCTTCGTGGGCTGCGCCGACAAGGCCCTCTACTACGCCAAGGAGCACGGCAAGAACATGGCGTGCGTCTATTCCGATCTGGTGGAAAGAAAGCTGATCCAGCCCCAGGTGATACGAAAAGGGAAAGTTGTCATCTTCGACCAGTGA
- a CDS encoding hemolysin III family protein: MTRTISEPVSFYTHFGGFVISAAGFAAIILISVADPYKKAALVVYAVSVMTLFLASSLYHAFKSEENGDSLLRKFDHTAIYLMIAGTYTPFIYQYLAGWWRWGILLVQWSIVLVGALITLAWINKPRKLSAALYLAMGWIALVPMYKLWQAMPGGALALIFAGGAAYTAGAVIYALKRPDPLPGVFGFHEVFHLFILAGAGFFYWAVLRYLSA; the protein is encoded by the coding sequence ATGACGCGCACAATCAGTGAGCCGGTATCTTTCTATACCCACTTCGGGGGCTTTGTCATTTCAGCCGCAGGTTTCGCGGCGATCATCCTCATTTCAGTGGCCGATCCGTACAAAAAGGCGGCCCTCGTCGTGTACGCGGTCTCGGTGATGACGCTCTTCCTGGCGAGCTCGCTCTATCACGCCTTCAAGTCTGAGGAAAACGGCGATTCCCTCCTGAGGAAATTCGATCACACGGCAATATATCTCATGATCGCGGGGACCTACACTCCCTTCATCTATCAGTACCTGGCCGGGTGGTGGCGATGGGGGATCCTCCTGGTGCAGTGGAGCATCGTCCTTGTCGGTGCCCTGATCACCCTGGCGTGGATCAACAAGCCGCGGAAGCTGTCCGCCGCCCTGTACCTCGCCATGGGATGGATCGCCCTGGTTCCCATGTACAAGCTCTGGCAGGCCATGCCCGGCGGGGCCCTGGCCCTTATCTTTGCCGGAGGAGCCGCCTATACGGCCGGAGCGGTCATCTACGCCCTGAAGCGGCCCGATCCCCTCCCGGGAGTCTTCGGATTCCACGAGGTCTTTCACCTTTTCATCCTGGCAGGGGCCGGTTTCTTCTACTGGGCGGTGCTGCGGTATCTTTCCGCGTGA
- a CDS encoding ATP-binding cassette domain-containing protein gives MIGLDNISLYYPEGPATILSGISWEIGSGDRWVLFGPNGSGKTKLLEIITGYIYPSGGLVSRFGIDGGCDIREVRRRIGYLSTPLKERFPRHERLIDVVVSGPCATVGLYEEPGDNRYEEARLLLESGGLGGKSAQFFGTLSDGERQKALMLRAVMAGPDLLILDEPCMGLDLSAREDFLSSLERLCGGKPLSVIYVTHYVEEITPFFKNIFMIKGGRRWFSGAVEAGLTDEVISGLFGRNIRIVKKDARYYATLG, from the coding sequence ATGATCGGCCTCGACAACATATCGCTCTATTATCCCGAAGGCCCGGCGACCATTTTAAGCGGAATATCCTGGGAAATCGGGAGCGGCGACCGCTGGGTCCTCTTCGGCCCCAACGGCTCCGGAAAAACGAAGCTCCTTGAGATCATCACCGGCTATATCTACCCGAGCGGCGGATTGGTGAGCCGCTTCGGCATTGACGGGGGCTGCGACATCCGCGAGGTCCGCCGGAGGATCGGATATCTCAGCACACCCCTGAAGGAGCGCTTCCCCAGGCATGAACGGCTCATCGATGTCGTCGTCAGCGGCCCCTGCGCCACCGTGGGCCTCTATGAGGAGCCGGGCGACAATCGTTATGAAGAGGCCCGCCTGCTCCTCGAATCGGGCGGCCTCGGCGGGAAGAGCGCGCAGTTCTTCGGCACCCTGTCCGACGGCGAGAGACAGAAAGCCCTCATGCTCAGGGCCGTCATGGCCGGACCGGACCTCCTTATCCTGGACGAGCCGTGCATGGGCCTCGATCTTTCCGCGCGGGAAGACTTTCTCTCATCGCTGGAACGGCTCTGCGGGGGAAAGCCCCTATCGGTCATCTACGTGACCCACTACGTCGAGGAGATAACGCCCTTCTTTAAAAATATCTTCATGATAAAGGGCGGCCGGCGCTGGTTCTCCGGCGCGGTCGAGGCCGGGCTGACCGACGAGGTCATATCGGGGCTCTTCGGCAGGAACATCCGCATCGTGAAAAAAGACGCGAGGTATTACGCGACCCTTGGCTGA
- a CDS encoding tetratricopeptide repeat protein has translation MSIIKFVIFFFMAAAAAFINADAAAERLSWQYYYERGETQARLGMNKEAVLSLINCLDRKPDYYQAANLLGDVYCRLNQKHLAIPWYEKSLALKDRQVEIHNALAEVYEFFSENDRAYSHYARSVEINPDDERARCRLVRYCVLRGDREGAQRNFETSAREGKARSADTLAAAARAASQGDAREAAALYGKVIDQSPCVIEAYLELYEVHKGRKDFTAAAAILERLKKVKPDYDKVYVLLGYVYFTQKMRGPRKLHIELALENLKKAVELNPDNFDACYSISEIYTYIKKDVEARAWEEKGMRTEERVDGAKGP, from the coding sequence TTGTCAATAATAAAATTCGTAATATTTTTTTTCATGGCCGCGGCCGCGGCTTTTATCAATGCCGATGCCGCAGCGGAGCGCCTCTCCTGGCAGTACTATTACGAGCGGGGAGAGACGCAGGCGCGCCTCGGGATGAACAAGGAGGCGGTCCTGAGCCTCATCAACTGCCTGGACCGGAAGCCGGACTACTATCAGGCGGCGAACCTCCTCGGTGACGTGTACTGCAGGCTGAACCAGAAGCACCTCGCCATTCCCTGGTACGAGAAGTCCCTGGCCCTCAAAGACAGGCAGGTGGAGATACACAACGCCCTGGCCGAGGTCTACGAGTTCTTCAGCGAGAATGACAGGGCCTACAGCCATTATGCCAGGTCCGTCGAAATCAATCCTGACGATGAAAGGGCCCGCTGCAGGCTGGTGCGCTACTGCGTCCTTCGCGGGGACCGCGAAGGGGCGCAGCGGAATTTCGAGACCAGCGCCCGCGAAGGAAAGGCCAGGTCCGCGGATACCCTAGCAGCGGCGGCCCGGGCCGCGTCACAGGGCGACGCCAGGGAAGCCGCCGCCCTGTACGGAAAGGTGATAGACCAATCCCCCTGCGTCATCGAGGCGTACCTGGAGCTGTACGAAGTGCACAAGGGAAGGAAGGATTTCACCGCGGCAGCGGCGATCCTTGAGCGCCTGAAGAAGGTCAAGCCCGACTACGATAAGGTTTACGTGCTCCTGGGGTATGTGTACTTCACCCAGAAAATGCGGGGGCCGCGGAAGCTCCACATCGAGCTGGCCCTGGAGAACCTGAAAAAGGCGGTGGAATTGAATCCCGATAATTTCGACGCCTGCTATAGCATATCGGAGATCTATACTTACATCAAGAAGGACGTTGAGGCCCGGGCCTGGGAGGAGAAGGGGATGCGGACGGAGGAACGGGTCGACGGCGCAAAGGGCCCGTAG
- a CDS encoding YbaN family protein translates to MRNYILIFLGCVSLLAGLVGIFVPVLPTTPFVLLAAALFVRSSDRLYGWLLSSRLFGKYVHTFREKGGMTLKGKASAIAMMWAMIALSSVLVGFKVFIVALGAAGTIVMGFVIKTVRPGNGQDPGNGDHT, encoded by the coding sequence ATGCGCAACTATATCCTCATATTCCTCGGCTGTGTCTCGCTCCTGGCGGGGCTTGTGGGTATTTTTGTCCCCGTGCTCCCGACAACCCCCTTTGTGCTTCTGGCAGCGGCTCTGTTCGTGCGCAGCTCCGACAGGCTTTACGGATGGCTCCTATCGAGCAGGCTCTTCGGAAAATATGTGCATACATTCAGGGAAAAAGGCGGCATGACCCTGAAGGGAAAAGCATCTGCCATCGCCATGATGTGGGCCATGATCGCCCTGTCGTCGGTGCTGGTGGGTTTTAAGGTGTTTATCGTCGCCCTGGGCGCGGCCGGCACCATAGTGATGGGCTTTGTAATAAAAACCGTGAGGCCCGGCAATGGACAGGATCCGGGGAACGGCGATCATACCTGA
- a CDS encoding PaaI family thioesterase, which translates to MIDPDAILKLPKLPNPDTHTCFGCSGRNPSGLKMEFHSDGAAVYSVLSIPPHLCGWNDLAHGGVVSTVLDEVMSWSSMHLLKRYILTKSITVDFLKPVWTGRRMVAEGKVRERTGEREAVIEGLLYDDAGTLCARSTGTFALFTSEGIRKFGLFDSAMVESFEEVFLGPGGPDTMINEN; encoded by the coding sequence ATGATAGATCCTGATGCGATATTGAAGCTTCCGAAGCTGCCCAACCCGGACACCCATACCTGCTTCGGGTGCAGCGGCAGGAACCCCTCCGGGTTGAAGATGGAATTCCATTCCGACGGCGCGGCGGTGTACTCCGTCCTTTCCATACCGCCGCACCTGTGCGGGTGGAACGACCTTGCCCACGGCGGTGTGGTTTCCACGGTCCTGGACGAGGTCATGAGCTGGTCGTCGATGCATCTCCTCAAAAGGTACATTCTCACCAAGTCGATCACCGTGGATTTCCTGAAGCCGGTATGGACCGGCAGGAGGATGGTGGCGGAGGGAAAGGTTCGTGAGCGGACCGGCGAGCGCGAAGCGGTCATTGAAGGCCTGCTCTATGACGATGCGGGGACCCTCTGCGCCCGCTCCACTGGAACCTTCGCCCTCTTCACCTCCGAAGGGATCAGGAAATTCGGCCTTTTCGATTCCGCGATGGTGGAGTCCTTTGAGGAGGTTTTCCTGGGTCCTGGCGGCCCTGACACCATGATCAACGAAAATTAG
- a CDS encoding InlB B-repeat-containing protein, with amino-acid sequence MNCRLGYTAATLLACAITLGGCSKSTWSLDPTGMATLLGKSITLASATYSVAYNGNGYTGGSAPSDANIYGGGDTVTVLANTGSLVRTNYDFRGWNTRADGLGIDYIPGSTFILGSSDLTLYAIWTPFFAGGDGTAGNPYQVSMASQLNHVRDYPGAHYIQTADIDLNVAPYNTGNGWDPIGDTTPQFVGTYDGNGYAITSLYINRPAENNVGLFGYSNGAVLRNIVLDAAIVTGYDNVGSLVGYNTSVSLATPSSVGNPLIGNCSSSGVTVTGHNNVGGLVGYNWGSSNPAYASVIENCFATGSVNASGTDIGGLVGINVYYGTISKCYTQVSVTGVTFTGGMTGYTSYGGVIYNSYATGSVMGTTGVGGLSGFTENNSGTVTRCYSACLVSGSVNFGGLNGQGGTSLISSYYDTDLCGLTDSDRGTPTTTGNMVLQATFAGWDFGSTWQIDGGVSYPYLQWQGGINIPYP; translated from the coding sequence ATGAACTGTAGACTGGGATATACCGCCGCAACGTTACTCGCCTGTGCCATCACCCTGGGAGGCTGCTCAAAATCGACATGGTCCCTCGATCCGACGGGGATGGCCACACTGCTCGGTAAAAGCATTACATTGGCATCCGCAACATATTCGGTCGCCTACAACGGCAATGGATACACCGGTGGGAGCGCGCCCTCAGACGCGAATATCTACGGTGGCGGCGATACGGTGACGGTGCTTGCCAATACAGGGTCGCTCGTCAGGACCAATTATGATTTTAGAGGATGGAACACCCGGGCCGATGGCCTGGGTATTGATTATATTCCCGGATCGACGTTTATCCTGGGGTCGTCCGATTTGACGTTATATGCGATATGGACGCCCTTTTTTGCCGGCGGTGATGGTACCGCGGGAAATCCGTACCAGGTGTCAATGGCGTCGCAGCTGAACCATGTCAGGGACTACCCCGGCGCACACTATATTCAAACAGCCGATATTGATCTGAATGTCGCCCCGTACAACACCGGAAACGGCTGGGACCCGATAGGCGATACCACGCCGCAATTCGTCGGAACCTATGATGGGAACGGTTATGCGATTACAAGTCTCTATATAAACAGGCCGGCGGAAAATAATGTTGGACTGTTCGGTTATTCCAACGGGGCGGTATTGCGGAATATAGTCCTTGATGCCGCCATCGTCACCGGCTATGACAACGTGGGGTCTCTTGTCGGATACAACACCAGCGTGTCCCTGGCAACCCCTTCATCGGTCGGCAATCCCCTCATCGGTAATTGCTCCTCTTCCGGCGTTACCGTAACCGGGCATAATAATGTGGGAGGACTGGTCGGATACAATTGGGGTTCCAGCAATCCAGCCTACGCCTCCGTGATCGAGAATTGTTTTGCCACCGGCAGTGTCAACGCGTCGGGAACCGATATCGGCGGTCTCGTGGGCATTAACGTGTATTACGGTACCATTTCCAAGTGTTATACCCAGGTCAGCGTAACCGGCGTGACATTTACTGGGGGCATGACCGGGTATACCAGCTACGGGGGCGTGATTTATAACAGTTACGCGACCGGTTCGGTTATGGGAACTACGGGAGTCGGCGGATTGTCCGGGTTTACCGAGAACAATAGCGGCACGGTCACCAGATGCTATTCCGCATGCCTGGTGAGCGGTTCCGTCAATTTCGGTGGTCTCAACGGGCAGGGAGGCACTTCTCTTATATCTTCGTATTATGATACCGACCTATGCGGCCTGACCGATAGTGACAGGGGAACGCCGACGACCACCGGCAACATGGTTCTCCAGGCGACTTTCGCGGGCTGGGACTTCGGGTCAACCTGGCAGATAGACGGCGGCGTATCCTATCCCTATTTGCAATGGCAGGGAGGAATAAATATCCCTTATCCGTAA
- a CDS encoding tetratricopeptide repeat protein: MIKKQQPSSHTFAAAFLALVMGVAMSFTAGHGATKNAIGYNKDGWDYLKKENYKKAIISFKNALHDNPKYKEALIGQGKAYLEVEAYDQSYDLFSDALAIDKKSVDALVGLGKTLTAMGRYSEAIKFFDRALKISGQNLDARFGIAYVYHCLGKRIWAKRTLETILRIDPYHYDSLLLMADIKSAENRHRESKKYAEKAIDTNSESSRGYTLYGEILLREFLNSEDDDLLDEAKEALSNAISIQPAAYQANRTLGYISLMERKYPEAVNYFNTAISDLDSSTLLYSLAVSHDRAGNRDEALDEFLKALKKDPSDSILRSRIEDFLVFRDYKIGHPARVMLNREHYDLAVNREKKNLPDQAVMYLRRSLLLNPMNMESRELLMDFYNTQGYNQFYIDEMKEILRFNPDRAWQEKLSLAIMKRRDMLYHQEGYSSEEPPRDMPSVLVLGFDPVGKLSPHPDAGEVIASHLTFVLGQFGRMKPVSIRKRTAVTCGLMCGGGHLAQTLDSVESGIKDGGIDPVDYVVYGGYYESGGHITLECQVMDYKKGFIIGQFTVTESGKESLPLAALRAAKRIYDMIPFRGRVLKLKETGIVTNMGLFDGVENGEKLVIYKFTDRIGVGDKLKKRIILTVKESDTLICYAEPQRPADLESIDSNDIVLPMMKRRAKRIE, encoded by the coding sequence ATGATAAAAAAACAGCAGCCATCATCCCATACATTCGCCGCAGCGTTCCTGGCCCTGGTCATGGGCGTCGCCATGTCCTTCACCGCGGGTCACGGCGCAACCAAAAACGCCATCGGTTACAACAAGGACGGATGGGACTACCTCAAGAAAGAGAACTACAAGAAGGCCATCATCAGCTTCAAGAACGCCCTCCACGATAATCCGAAATACAAGGAGGCCCTCATCGGCCAGGGCAAGGCCTACCTGGAGGTGGAGGCCTATGACCAGTCCTATGATCTCTTCAGCGACGCCCTTGCCATCGACAAAAAATCCGTGGACGCCCTCGTCGGCCTGGGCAAGACCCTCACCGCCATGGGCCGCTACAGCGAGGCCATCAAGTTCTTTGACAGGGCCCTGAAGATATCCGGACAGAACCTCGACGCGCGCTTCGGCATCGCCTACGTGTATCACTGCCTGGGCAAGAGGATCTGGGCCAAGCGCACCCTGGAGACCATCCTCCGCATCGATCCCTATCATTACGACTCGCTCCTTCTCATGGCTGACATCAAGAGCGCGGAGAACCGCCACCGTGAATCGAAGAAGTACGCGGAAAAGGCCATAGACACCAACAGCGAATCCTCACGGGGCTACACCCTCTACGGCGAGATATTGCTCAGGGAGTTTCTCAACAGCGAGGACGACGATCTCCTGGACGAGGCCAAGGAGGCTCTTTCCAACGCCATATCGATACAGCCCGCGGCGTACCAGGCCAACAGGACCCTGGGCTACATCTCCCTCATGGAGAGAAAATATCCCGAGGCGGTCAATTACTTCAACACCGCCATATCCGACCTCGACAGCAGCACCCTCCTCTACAGCCTGGCGGTATCCCATGACCGCGCCGGCAACAGGGACGAGGCCCTGGACGAGTTCCTGAAAGCTCTGAAAAAGGACCCCTCCGACTCGATCCTCCGCAGCAGGATCGAGGACTTCCTCGTGTTCCGCGACTACAAGATAGGCCATCCGGCGCGGGTCATGCTCAACAGGGAGCATTACGACCTGGCCGTAAACCGCGAGAAGAAGAACCTCCCGGACCAGGCCGTCATGTACCTGCGGCGGTCGCTTCTCCTGAACCCGATGAACATGGAGTCGAGGGAGCTCCTCATGGACTTCTATAACACCCAGGGATACAACCAGTTCTACATCGACGAGATGAAAGAGATCCTCAGGTTCAACCCGGACCGGGCCTGGCAGGAAAAGCTCTCCCTCGCCATCATGAAGCGGCGGGACATGCTCTACCACCAGGAGGGCTATTCCTCGGAAGAGCCTCCGCGGGACATGCCCTCGGTGCTGGTCCTCGGTTTCGATCCCGTCGGAAAGCTCAGTCCCCATCCCGACGCCGGGGAAGTGATCGCGAGCCACCTCACCTTCGTGCTGGGGCAGTTCGGCAGGATGAAGCCGGTGAGCATACGCAAGCGGACCGCCGTGACCTGCGGCCTCATGTGCGGCGGCGGCCACCTGGCCCAGACCCTGGACAGCGTCGAATCGGGCATAAAGGACGGCGGGATCGACCCGGTGGATTACGTGGTCTACGGCGGATATTATGAAAGCGGCGGCCACATCACCCTCGAGTGCCAGGTCATGGACTACAAGAAGGGCTTCATCATCGGCCAGTTCACCGTGACCGAGTCCGGCAAGGAGAGCCTGCCCCTGGCCGCCCTGCGGGCGGCAAAGCGGATCTACGACATGATACCCTTCCGCGGCCGCGTGCTCAAGCTGAAGGAAACCGGCATCGTCACCAACATGGGGCTCTTCGACGGCGTCGAGAACGGCGAGAAGCTGGTCATCTACAAGTTCACCGACCGGATCGGCGTCGGCGACAAGCTGAAGAAGAGGATCATCCTCACCGTGAAGGAGTCGGACACCCTGATCTGCTACGCGGAGCCGCAGCGTCCGGCCGACCTCGAATCGATCGATTCGAACGACATCGTGCTTCCCATGATGAAGCGCCGGGCGAAACGGATAGAATAA
- a CDS encoding SH3 domain-containing protein, whose product MKKKFFILPILFIVLQLNGNANNKFGLTNDIYLSLTGVWDISKGYGEKNTFSWGKAEFVANRSIVIDLGEDEPYLLAGMMGTCKIINVLKKNNKYSIVILFRNNKKYTLDITVNNDKTIYFHEMEWFKDVKLLSFYGEKNKYFRLDGPNAQYFKSKINNLRLRNESSIKGLIIRNLDKKDKMIILKKGKKESIDGVSGNWVKVLTDKNEIGWCFDSFLEKY is encoded by the coding sequence ATGAAAAAAAAGTTTTTTATATTACCAATTTTATTCATAGTGCTTCAACTTAATGGAAATGCAAATAATAAATTCGGTTTAACAAATGATATATATCTCAGTTTGACAGGTGTTTGGGATATATCTAAGGGATATGGGGAAAAAAATACATTTTCTTGGGGCAAGGCTGAGTTTGTTGCTAACCGATCGATTGTTATTGATTTAGGTGAAGATGAGCCTTATCTTCTTGCAGGAATGATGGGGACTTGTAAAATTATTAATGTATTAAAAAAGAATAATAAGTATTCAATAGTCATCTTATTTCGAAATAATAAAAAATATACTCTTGATATAACAGTAAATAATGATAAAACAATTTATTTTCACGAGATGGAATGGTTTAAAGATGTTAAGTTGTTGTCATTTTATGGAGAAAAGAATAAATATTTCCGTTTAGATGGTCCTAATGCTCAATATTTTAAATCGAAAATAAATAATCTCAGATTGAGAAATGAATCTTCTATAAAAGGATTAATAATTCGAAATCTTGATAAAAAAGATAAGATGATAATCTTAAAGAAAGGTAAAAAAGAGTCTATAGATGGGGTCAGCGGTAATTGGGTAAAAGTATTGACTGATAAAAATGAGATTGGCTGGTGTTTTGATTCATTCCTTGAAAAATATTGA
- a CDS encoding MBL fold metallo-hydrolase, which yields MKITSNIYLVGGPGKSAPSDAAIYLIRSGAEAALVDAGTGGGTDLVIRNIQGTGTEPRNVRHLFLTHCHYDHTGGAASIKSATGCKIVAHDLDAAFLEAGDSEVTAASWYGTWMDPLKIDIKVASKEKKFTVGDLEVIFYHAPGHSPGSAVLTTVSDGRLVLFGQDVHGPLNDALRSVRGDYERSLEFMLSLEADILCEGHFGIYVGKEKVRDFIESFL from the coding sequence GTGAAGATCACATCCAACATATACCTTGTGGGGGGGCCGGGCAAATCCGCCCCCTCCGACGCGGCCATTTACCTGATCAGGTCCGGCGCGGAGGCGGCCCTGGTGGACGCCGGCACCGGCGGCGGGACCGACTTGGTAATCAGGAACATACAGGGGACCGGAACGGAGCCGCGGAACGTCAGGCACCTCTTTCTCACCCACTGCCATTATGATCATACGGGCGGCGCGGCCTCCATCAAGAGCGCCACAGGCTGTAAAATCGTCGCCCATGACCTGGACGCCGCGTTCCTGGAGGCGGGCGACTCCGAAGTCACGGCCGCTTCCTGGTACGGCACCTGGATGGATCCGCTGAAGATCGACATCAAGGTCGCGTCAAAGGAAAAGAAATTCACCGTGGGCGACCTGGAAGTCATCTTCTACCATGCGCCGGGCCATTCGCCCGGATCGGCCGTGCTCACCACAGTATCGGACGGAAGGCTGGTCCTCTTCGGCCAGGACGTGCATGGCCCCCTGAACGACGCCCTCCGCTCGGTCCGGGGAGATTATGAAAGATCCCTGGAGTTCATGCTCTCGCTGGAGGCCGACATCCTGTGCGAGGGCCACTTCGGCATTTACGTGGGCAAGGAAAAAGTCCGCGATTTCATAGAGTCCTTCCTGTAA
- a CDS encoding MoaD/ThiS family protein translates to MLFVKGRKPADISVELKVVGFMAGEYTSIIGHVPVPDECSLGGLLKKARSSGTITAALYRLLASAPAGVSVLVNGEPLPPRRRGGVRLHGGDSVSFFSASTGG, encoded by the coding sequence ATGTTGTTCGTAAAAGGAAGAAAGCCGGCTGATATCTCCGTCGAGCTGAAGGTCGTGGGATTCATGGCCGGTGAGTACACCAGCATCATCGGCCATGTGCCGGTTCCCGACGAGTGCTCCCTCGGCGGCCTCCTGAAAAAGGCGCGCTCCTCCGGGACAATAACAGCGGCGCTGTACCGCCTTCTTGCGTCGGCCCCCGCGGGTGTTTCGGTCCTGGTCAACGGCGAGCCCCTTCCGCCTCGGCGCCGGGGCGGCGTCCGCCTCCATGGCGGCGACAGTGTATCGTTCTTCTCCGCATCCACGGGGGGATAG